One window of Perca flavescens isolate YP-PL-M2 chromosome 6, PFLA_1.0, whole genome shotgun sequence genomic DNA carries:
- the arid1aa gene encoding AT-rich interactive domain-containing protein 1A isoform X3, whose translation MAAQVASAATLNTSPPSELKKPDRDNKEESVPGEKQSDKKQPGLDSGSPGRGDLQDGADGGNAGGGGEPEMKNGNGNPPRANNNNQNDSVGPEGNNHPGLVHHHGTAFPPPSYGYSQHYGRAPFHQHGGQQSPGMAAAAGPVVQSSNIMDPYQPNSHEHGFSNHQFNNYNPFPNRTPYPGQAYAMNSPRSTQAPTAGGQPANVKQQPPAGGPTAMAGSYSNQRYNIGNPQPTSTPTLNKLLTSPSATRGYPNYPSNDYSSQEGANKGPADMGSSGLYGGSNPGWQQRGHHPSPMSPGSAGQPLVRNQPPGPIDPMAKMRGQPYGAGSPYNQQAPQGPPTGPQQGPGYPGQGYGPPGPQRFPVGMQGRTPGSMGSMSYGPQMGSYGQQGPGGYGSQGQAPYYNQPGQAPHPSQQQTPYSQPPSVQPGGQTPYPGQTHPPPTSAPHNQGAQPYPQPHMPPQSQGQLPGPSQGPPQSQPPYSQTSAPQSGQSLYAQQQGPPNQAPQPPSSQEPAGPQGQSNYPGSTQGPQQPPSQQQQAQTQPPQQPPGHSQHPQGQPAAYTQNPQQPQQQQAQQSPYQRFPPPQQQEVSQDSFQSSAPPSTQPKTGPEDSQGRPSSLPDLSGSIDDLPTGAEGALSPGVSTSGVSSSQGEQSNQAQSPFSPHTSPHLPGIRGPSPSPAGSPASASTPRTGPLSPANMPVTQMPPRPSSVQSDGSLHPAMSQSPMAQDRGFMQRNPQMPYGSPQSASALSPRQSSGGQMHPGMGPYQQNNSMGGYGQQGGQYGPQGYPRQPGYGNMPNANYTGPGIGPMNSMAGQGAGPPYSGMPPGRMPPNQMGARPYGPNMGPNMGPNMGPNIPPNMGNMPPQVGSGMCPPPGMNRKPQDPAAMQHPATNSMHNRMPGYPNMSPSMIGSGPPYGPPMNNMPGMMNTQGGSPYPMGPNMANNSSGMAPSPEVNNKMNNKVDGSATPKPEPKSKKSNSSTTTNEKITRLYELGPEPERKMWVDRYLSFIEEKAMGMTNLPAVGRKPLDLFRLYMSVKEIGSMAQVSKNKKWRDLATSLNVGTSSSAASSLKKQYIQCLYAFECKIERGEDPPPEIFTDNKKNQAAKVQPPSPASLCSTAGSGSLQGPQTPQSTSSSMAEGGDLKPPTPASTPHTQMPPMPPGSSVNLQDPFSEGSDPAFPRKNMTPNSAYQAGMNTPDMQGRMGTYEPNKDPFGNMRKVGEHFLPANQGPNSGVGDQQQQPPQQQQQQPPFNRGPPGAMGTMPMGPRQQFPYGPGYDRRSEQGMGPEGNMGSGAPQPNPMIPANADTGMYSPNRFPPQQPRHDSYGNQYPGQGTPPTGSYPNQQPGMYPQQQQSYKRPVEGGYPPSKRHETEYSGPFHGGQQQPPPPQQQPGGTSAPSSGQQEYNQYSGSGPYPGSDRRPPGTGNQFPFPFGRERMPVATGPNAQPNMPPQMMQSGPEGPQGGMWQGPRDMNYQNYPSRQGGPGGPPQGPGYPGMNRSEEMMSSEQRMNHDGQWGGQMGPRQPPYGPAGPGQSMPRSVQPNYQPLQGVQNHIPQVSSPASMPRPMDSRTSPSKSPYMHGVIKMQKAGPPVPASHIVPPPVQSPLIRRDMPFPPGSIEASHPVLKPRRRLTVKDIGTPEAWRVMMSLKSGLLAESTWALDTINILLYDDNSISTFDLNTLPGLLELVVEYFRRCLIEIFGILREYEVGDPGQRTLLDPDALKQDWDSAEEEEQRAEDMEQEEGEDEEEEERETEGPARVKEEEEEQQQCSESRGREEKTEDEERKNKGSSSEQTGSLQSLAANERPKQASKFDKFPLKVVRKKDPFATGKSNNHGKLQEFDSGLLHWSAGGGDSTDHIQTHFEPRKDFLEPRVRVYVPSNLLKRRVPEEVPLENCLPAEEDKSKNQDEEERPKETAFSEKASSSLSIEEERKMDSETKTVEKVAKSHQENNRPIPFPRSVLTQQTGTILEDEPHSKDEGPLVALANWQDSLARRCICVSNIIRSLSFVPGNDHEMSKHPGLLLLLGRLILLHHRHPERKQAPLTYEKDEDSDEGMGQRDEWWWDCLELLRENTLVTLANISGQLDLSIYPESICLPLLDGLLHWAVCPSAEAQDPFPTLGPHSALSPQRLVLETLSKLSIQDNNVDLILATPPFSRLEKLYGNLVRLIGDRKVAVCREMAVVLLANLAQGDTVAARAIAVQKGSVGNLLGFLEDSLAATQLQQSQSSLLHLQGMHFEPTSPDMMRRAARALHALAKVEENHSEFTLQESRLLDLSVSPLMNSLVSHVICDVLFLIGQS comes from the exons ATGGCCGCTCAGGTCGCCAGCGCCGCCACTCTTAACACTAGCCCGCCTTCCGAACTCAAAAAACCGGATCGAGACAACAAGGAGGAGTCGGTACCGGGGGAGAAGCAGTCCGACAAAAAGCAGCCGGGCTTGGACAGCGGATCGCCGGGCCGGGGAGATCTGCAGGACGGGGCCGACGGTGGAAAtgcagggggaggaggggaaCCTGAGATGAAGAACGGGAATGGGAACCCGCCCAGGGCTAACAATAATAACCAGAATGACTCTGTCGGACCGGAGGGAAATAACCATCCCGGGTTGGTGCATCACCACGGCACGGCGTTTCCTCCACCTTCGTACGGATATAGTCAGCACTACGGTCGGGCCCCTTTTCATCAACATGGCGGACAACAAAGCCCTGGCATGGCAGCTGCTGCGGGTCCGGTCGTGCAGTCGAGCAACATAATGGACCCATATCAACCTAATTCACACGAGCATGGCTTTTCAAACCACCAGTTTAACAATTACAACCCATTCCCGAACAGGACTCCCTATCCCGGCCAAGCATACGCCATGAACTCCCCTCGCAGTACCCAGGCGCCGACAGCTGGGGGACagccagctaacgttaagcAGCAGCCACCAGCGGGAGGACCCACGGCGATGGCTGGATCTTACAGTAACCAGAGATATAATATTGGAAACCCACAACCTACATCCACACCGACACTCAACAAGCTCCTAACCTCCCCCAGCGCAACGCGGGGTTATCCAAACTACCCGTCTAACGACTACAGTAGCCAAGAAGGAGCTAATAAGGGACCAGCAGACATGGGCAGTAGCGGTCTGTATGGAGGGAGCAATCCGGGTTGGCAACAAAGAGGCCATCACCCGTCGCCTATGAGCCCGGGAAGTGCCGGGCAGCCGCTAGTTAGGAACCAG CCACCTGGTCCTATTGACCCAATGGCAAAAATGAGAGGTCAGCCATACGGAGCAGGCAGTCCATACAATCAGCAGGCGCCGCAGGGGCCTCCCACAGGTCCACAACAGGGGCCCGGTTACCCTGGCCAGGGTTATGGCCCTCCAGGTCCTCAGCGATTCCCAGTGGGAATGCAAGGACGTACCCCTGGAAGCATGGGTAGCATGTCGTATGGTCCACAG ATGGGATCTTATGGACAGCAGGGACCAGGAGGCTATGGCTCTCAGGGCCAGGCACCATATTACAACCAGCCTGGCCAGGCTCCTCACCCAAGCCAGCAGCAAACCCCCTACTCCCAGCCCCCATCAGTGCAACCGGGTGGCCAGACACCTTACCCAGGGCAAACCCACCCTCCACCGACGTCTGCTCCACACAACCAGGGAGCACAACCCTATCCGCAGCCCCACATGCCCCCACAGTCCCAGGGGCAACTGCCAGGCCCATCCCAAGGGCCTCCACAGTCTCAGCCCCCTTATTCCCAAACCTCAGCCCCACAATCTGGCCAGTCTCTCTACGCCCAGCAGCAGGGTCCTCCCAATCAGGCCCCACAGCCGCCAAGTTCCCAGGAACCCGCTGGACCACAGGGCCAGTCCAACTACCCAGGATCCACACAGGGGCCTCAGCAGCCCCCCTCGCAGCAACAGCAGGCACAGACTCAGCCTCCACAGCAGCCACCGGGACACAGCCAACACCCACAGGGCCAGCCTGCAGCGTACACGCAGAACCCCCAGCAGCCGCAACAGCAGCAAGCACAACAGTCACCTTATCAGCGCTTTCCTCCTCCACAACAGCAG GAGGTATCCCAGGACTCATTTCAGTCGAGCGCCCCTCCATCCACCCAGCCTAAAACTGGCCCAGAGGACAGTCAAGGCCGCCCCTCCAGCCTTCCG GACCTGTCAGGGTCCATCGATGACCTGCCTACAGGTGCAGAGGGTGCCCTGAGTCCCGGTGTGAGCACGTCAGGTGTGTCGAGCAGCCAGGGTGAGCAGAGTAACCAGGCCCAGTCGCCCTTCTCTCCTCACACGTCTCCCCACCTGCCAGGCATCCGAGGGCCTTCACCTTCGCCAGCTGGCTCCCCTGCCAGCGCTAGCACACCCCGCACAGGACCGCTGTCACCCGCCAACATGCCAG TGACCCAGATGCCTCCCAGGCCATCAAGTGTGCAGTCAGATGGGAGTCTACACCCTGCAATGAGCCAGTCTCCTATGGCCCAGGACAGAG GGTTTATGCAGAGAAACCCTCAGATGCCTTATGGCTCCCCCCAGTCAGCCTCTGCACTGTCGCCACGCCAGTCTTCAGGGGGACAGATGCATCCTGGGATGGGCCCATATCAGCAGAACAACTCCATGGGTGGCTATGGACAGCAGGGAGGACAATATGGCCCCCAAG GTTATCCCCGTCAACCGGGCTACGGCAACATGCCCAACGCAAACTACACTGGGCCAGGCATAGGTCCAATGAACTCCATGGCAGGACAGGGTGCGGGGCCACCATATTCTGGCATGCCCCCAGGAAGGATGCCTCCTAATCAAATGGGGGCACGTCCCTACGGACCCAATATGGGTCCAAATATGGGGCCCAACATGGGTCCAAACATCCCCCCTAACATGGGCAACATGCCACCCCAGGTAGGCTCAGGAATGTGTCCTCCTCCAGGCATGAACAGAAAGCCCCAGGACCCCGCAGCCATGCAGCACCCTGCCACCAACTCCATGCACAACAG GATGCCTGGTTACCCCAACATGTCTCCAAGCATGATAGGCTCCGGCCCACCCTATGGCCCTCCCATGAACAACATGCCTGGAATGATGAACACTCAAGGTGGATCACCTTATCCTATGGGGCCAAACATGGCCAATAACTCAAGTG GTATGGCCCCCAGTCCAGAGGTGAACAATAAGATGAATAACAAAGTAGATGGGAGTGCAACGCCCAAGCCAGAGCCCAAATCTAAG AAGTCCAACTCTTCCACCACAACCAATGAAAAGATAACCCGTCTGTATGAGTTAGGACCAGAGCCGGAAAGGAAGATGTGGGTGGACCGTTATTTGTCCTTCATTGAAGAGAAAGCCATGGGCATGACCAACCTGCCCGCTGTAGGACGCAAACCCCTCGACCTCTTCCGCCTGTATATGTCAGTCAAAGAGATCGGAAGCATGGCACAG GTGAGTAAGAATAAGAAATGGCGTGATCTGGCCACTTCCCTGAATGTGGGCACATCCAGCAGTGCTGCCAGTTCTTTGAAGAAACAGTACATCCAGTGTCTGTATGCCTTTGAGTGCAAAATTGAGCGTGGTGAGGACCCTCCTCCTGAGATTTTTACAGACAACAAAAAGAACCAAGCTGCTAAGGTCCAGCCACCCTCTCCAG CGTCCCTCTGCTCCACAGCTGGGTCAGGCTCTCTGCAGGGTCCTCAGACACCCCAGTCCACCAGCAGCTCCATGGCTGAAGGGGGTGACCTGAAACCTCCCACCCCAGCCTCCACTCCTCATACCCAGATGCCCCCCATGCCACCGGGGTCCAG CGTTAACCTGCAGGACCCCTTCTCTGAAGGAAGTGACCCTGCTTTCCCCAGGAAGAACATGACGCCCAACTCTGCCTATCAAGCTGGCATGAACACACCAGACATGCAAGGGCGCATGGGCACCTACGAACCCAACAAGGACCCCTTTGGTAACATGCGGAAAG TCGGGGAGCACTTTCTACCTGCTAACCAGGGCCCGAACAGCGGGGTGGGTGACCAGCAGCAGCAACCGccgcagcagcaacagcagcagcctcCGTTTAACAGAGGACCGCCTGGGGCCATGGGCACAATGCCAATGGGGCCCAGACAGCAGTTTCCCTATGGACCAGGCTACGACAGGAG ATCGGAGCAAGGAATGGGCCCAGAGGGCAACATGGGATCCGGTGCTCCTCAGCCAAACCCTATGATACCTGCCAATGCCGACACTGGGATGTATTCGCCAAACCGCTTCCCACCACAGCAGCCACG GCATGATTCCTATGGTAATCAGTATCCTGGACAGGGAACGCCCCCTACAGGCTCCTACCCCAATCAGCAGCCTGGAATGTacccacaacaacaacag AGTTACAAGCGTCCTGTGGAAGGAGGTTATCCTCCATCAAAACGCCATGAGACAGAGTACAGTGGGCCCTTCCATGGTggacaacaacaaccaccaccaccgcaGCAACAGCCAGGAGGTACCTCTGCACCCTCTTCAGGACAGCAGGAGTACAATCAGTACAGCGGCAGTGGACCCTACCCCGGCTCTGATCGCCGTCCACCTGGCACAGGCAATCAGTTTCCCTTTCCCTTTGGTCGTGAACGTATGCCGGTAGCGACGGGGCCCAACGCTCAGCCCAACATGCCCCCTCAGATGATGCAGTCAGGCCCTGAGGGACCTCAGGGAGGTATGTGGCAGGGACCGCGAGACATGAACTATCAGAACTACCCCAGCCGGCAGGGTGGCCCCGGGGGCCCACCCCAGGGACCCGGCTACCCTGGCATGAACCGCTCAGAggagatgatgtcatcagaaCAGCGCATGAATCATGATGGACAGTGGGGGGGTCAGATGGGCCCGCGGCAGCCTCCTTATGGTCCAGCAGGGCCTGGCCAATCTATGCCTCGTTCAGTACAGCCTAACTACCAGCCCCTTCAGGGTGTGCAGAACCACATTCCACAGGTGTCCAGCCCGGCCTCCATGCCCCGCCCCATGGATAGCAGGACATCGCCTAGTAAATCTCCCTATATGCACGGAGTAATAAAGATGCAGAAGGCTGGCCCTCCAGTGCCTGCGTCTCACATAGTGCCCCCTCCGGTGCAGTCGCCTTTAATAAGGCGAGACATGCCTTTTCCCCCGGGCTCTATTGAAGCTTCACATCCTGTCCTGAAACCACGTCGGAGACTCACGGTGAAAGATATTG GAACCCCCGAGGCCTGGAGAGTTATGATGTCATTAAAGTCTGGTTTATTGGCTGAGAGTACGTGGGCCTTAGATACCATCAACATTCTCCTGTATGATGACAACAGTATTTCTACCTTTGATCTCAACACG TTGCCTGGCCTACTGGAGTTGGTGGTTGAGTATTTCAGACGCTGCCTCATTGAAATCTTTGGTATTCTTCGGGAGTATGAGGTGGGAGACCCTGGCCAGAGGACACTACTTGATCCTGATGCCTTGAAACAAGACTGGGACAGCGCAGAAGAAGAGGAACAACGGGCTGAGGACATGGAacaagaggaaggagaggacgaagaagaggaggaaCGAGAAACGGAGGGGCCAGCTCgtgtgaaggaggaggaggaggagcagcagcagtgctCGGAGTCTCGGGGTCGAGAGGAGAAAACCGAAGATGAGGAGCGGAAGAACAAGGGTTCTTCATCTGAACAGACGGGCTCATTGCAGTCCTTAGCTGCCAATGAGAGACCCAAACAGGCCAGCAAGTTTGACAAGTTTCCTCTAAAGGTGGTACGGAAGAAAGATCCATTTGCGACTGGCAAGTCAAATAATCACGGCAAACTGCAAGAGTTTGACAGTGGGTTACTTCATTGGAGCGCTGGAGGCGGAGACTCAACAGACCACATCCAGACTCACTTTGAACCACGCAAAGACTTCTTGGAACCACGAGTACGAGTATATGTGCCCTCAAATTTGCTGAAGCGAAGAGTCCCAGAAGAAGTGCCACTGGAAAATTGTTTGCCAGCTGAGGAAGATAAAAGCAAGAAtcaagatgaagaagaaaggcCAAAGGAGACCGCTTTCTCAGAGAAGGCCAGCTCCTCACTCAgcattgaggaggagaggaaaatggATTCTGAGACAAAGACAGTTGAGAAAGTTGCTAAAAGTCACCAGGAGAATAATAGACCTATTCCTTTCCCCAGGAGTGTTTTAACACAGCAGACTGGCACCATCCTGGAGGATGAGCCTCACAGTAAAGACGAGGGGCCGCTCGTTGCACTGGCTAACTGGCAGGATTCTTTAGCCCGCCGCTGCATTTGCGTCTCCAATATAATCCGCAGCCTCTCCTTTGTGCCAGGCAATGACCACGAGATGTCCAAACATCCAGGGCTACTACTGCTACTGGGACGCCTGATCCTGCTCCACCACAGGCACCCTGAGCGCAAACAAGCTCCGCTCACCTACGAGAAAGATGAGGACTCGGACGAGGGAATGGGCCAAAGGGATGAATGGTGGTGGGATTGCTTGGAGCTTCTGAGGGAGAACACACTGGTCACTTTGGCAAACATCTCAGGCCAACTGGACCTCTCCATTTACCCAGAGAGCATCTGCTTGCCTCTGTTGGATGGTCTTCTGCACTGGGCTGTCTGCCCATCAGCAGAGGCCCAGGACCCTTTCCCCACCCTCGGCCCCCACAGTGCTTTGTCACCTCAGAGACTGGTCCTGGAGACGCTAAGCAAGCTAAGCATTCAAGATAACAATGTGGACCTCATCTTGGCCACTCCGCCATTCAGTCGGTTGGAGAAGCTATATGGGAACCTTGTGCGACTAATCGGAGACAGGAAGGTTGCGGTCTGCAGGGAGATGGCCGTGGTCCTACTGGCCAACCTGGCCCAGGGTGATACTGTGGCAGCCAGAGCAATCGCTGTTCAGAAAGGCAGTGTGGGCAACCTGCTGGGCTTCCTAGAGGATAGTCTGGCTGCCACACAGCTTCAGCAGAGCCAGAGCTCTCTACTACACCTACAGGGGATGCACTTCGAGCCCACAAGCCCGGACATGATGCGGCGAGCTGCCCGGGCTCTGCACGCCTTAGCCAAGGTGGAGGAGAACCACTCAGAGTTCACACTACAAGAGTCCCGACTCCTCGACCTTTCAGTGTCTCCCCTAATGAACTCGCTGGTTTCTCATGTTATCTGTGATGTACTCTTTTTGATTGGCCAGTCATGA